A window of Infirmifilum lucidum contains these coding sequences:
- a CDS encoding serpin family protein translates to MKLESIALAVAGAVLIAAIVAVASLYLYPYSPSRPPLANEINYTASGVEEVVKSNNLLALKLYKQLAGSGDGNVFASPFSVYSALAIVYEGARGATAEEFRSALGYPSIGALRPNYARVYNYLNSIGGVELAVGNAIWVQRGFELLPEYSSAVAEYYGARASNLDFVGDPEGSRLTINRFIEEQTRGKIKNLMPRGSIDPLTRLVVTNAVYFKGSWLYAFDKRMTFESDFVVSEGRTVRVPMMCMEPSGKKFMYADLGEAKVLELPYSGSGISMVIVLPKGSLRGLEAGLSLEKLKGYIAALKPEELDRICIPRFELEEKYFLNEHLQGLDLRKVFTPDADLSGIDGRRDLYVSLVVHQAYVKVDEEGTEAAGATAVVVTLTAVVPEKTFVADHPFLFLIRDRETGLILFIGRVVDPTAK, encoded by the coding sequence ATGAAGTTGGAGAGTATTGCCCTAGCCGTCGCTGGGGCAGTTCTTATTGCAGCAATAGTGGCCGTAGCGTCTTTATACCTCTACCCGTATAGTCCCAGTAGACCGCCTTTGGCCAACGAGATAAACTACACCGCGAGCGGGGTAGAGGAGGTCGTAAAGTCGAACAACCTCCTGGCGCTGAAGCTGTACAAGCAGCTGGCCGGCAGCGGGGACGGGAACGTCTTCGCCTCGCCATTCAGCGTGTACTCTGCTCTGGCGATCGTGTACGAGGGGGCGCGGGGCGCTACAGCCGAGGAGTTCAGGAGCGCTCTCGGCTACCCGAGCATCGGGGCGCTCAGGCCTAACTACGCGCGCGTATACAACTACCTGAACAGTATCGGAGGAGTAGAGCTGGCCGTCGGGAACGCCATATGGGTTCAGAGGGGCTTCGAGTTACTGCCGGAGTACAGCAGTGCTGTCGCCGAGTATTATGGGGCTAGAGCCTCGAACCTCGACTTCGTAGGCGACCCCGAGGGCTCTAGGCTCACGATAAACAGGTTCATAGAGGAGCAGACCCGCGGGAAGATCAAGAACCTCATGCCGAGAGGCTCCATAGACCCCCTCACCAGGCTCGTGGTCACGAATGCTGTGTACTTCAAGGGCTCGTGGCTCTACGCTTTCGACAAGAGGATGACTTTTGAGTCCGACTTTGTGGTCTCCGAGGGGAGGACTGTCAGGGTTCCCATGATGTGCATGGAGCCCTCCGGCAAGAAGTTCATGTACGCCGACCTCGGCGAGGCCAAGGTTCTAGAGCTTCCCTACTCTGGGAGTGGGATAAGCATGGTGATCGTGCTGCCCAAGGGTAGCCTTAGAGGCCTCGAGGCGGGTCTGAGCCTGGAGAAGCTCAAGGGCTACATAGCCGCGCTGAAGCCCGAGGAGCTGGACAGGATCTGCATCCCGCGCTTCGAGCTAGAGGAGAAGTACTTCCTGAACGAGCACCTGCAGGGCCTAGACCTCAGAAAAGTCTTCACCCCCGACGCCGACCTCTCGGGCATAGACGGGAGGCGCGACCTCTACGTCTCGCTGGTCGTCCACCAGGCCTACGTGAAGGTCGACGAGGAGGGGACAGAGGCCGCCGGGGCTACAGCCGTAGTCGTGACTCTCACGGCAGTAGTCCCCGAGAAGACGTTCGTGGCGGACCACCCCTTCCTCTTCCTCATCAGGGACAGGGAGACAGGGCTCATACTCTTCATCGGCAGGGTCGTAGACCCCACGGCCAAGTAG